In Melanotaenia boesemani isolate fMelBoe1 chromosome 18, fMelBoe1.pri, whole genome shotgun sequence, the following proteins share a genomic window:
- the LOC121628525 gene encoding uncharacterized protein LOC121628525 — protein sequence MLRTVQEWTVQHGRRTEESSWFMAVPELMAFIAILLLRGVIRLPSLRDIWSSKLGHPLITRIMARNRFQDIMQHLRFDDMDTRSERAETDRFAAVADIWRSFVSNCISSYNPGRHITIDEQLFPSKTRCCFLQYIATKPDKFGIKFWVACDLKSKYVCNVIPYLGKDPSRPSGERLSENVVMKLMEPFMDSAKSAQTMQVKITENIPPSWNM from the exons ATGCTTCGAACTGTTCAGGAGTGGACTGTTCAGCATGGACGTCGGACAGAGGAGAGCAGTTGGTTCATGGCCGTCCCTGAACTAATGGCGTTTATTGCCATTCTTCTCTTGCGAGGGGTAATTAGACTTCCATCACTGCGTGACATATGGTCTTCAAAACTGGGACACCCACTGATCACCAGGATCATGGCTCGAAACCGCTTCCAagacatcatgcaacacctacgctttgatgaCATGGACACACGTAGTGAACGAGCTGAGACTGACAGGTTTGCTGCAGTTGCTGATATTTGGAGGTCTTTCGTTTCCAACTGTATCTCATCCTACAACCCAGGCAGGCACATCACCATTGATGAACAACTTTTTCCGTCAAAGACTCGCTGCTGTTTCTTGCaatacattgcaacaaaaccggacaagtTTGGTATCAAGTTCTGGGTGGCATGTGACCTGAAATCTAAGTATGTGTGCAATGTCATCCCATATCTTGGAAAAGACCCCAGTCGTCCTTCTGGAGAGAGACTTTCTGaaaatgtggtgatgaagctgATGGAACCGTTTATGGA CAGTGCCAAGTCTGCTCAGACAATGCAGGTCAAAATCACTGAGAACATTCCACCATCATGGAACATGTGA
- the fastkd3 gene encoding FAST kinase domain-containing protein 3, mitochondrial: MALKMIQSLPLIGQFGIRHYPVGALCPARHLSTSSYTQSLCVTCLCTSAVRCIRLRGCRKRQSGYGIRNLTSIVREPSFVASSSVGLHKDSVPRFRLTQLHRPSAAEKQVFQKRLESCASSQQVFKLLRSVEIMSDIMAAAALHRVADLEQEGHALKNPSVLENDTIRALCFQLEQDSGRLTDAGLVSVLLACTRLFLDPWSTLMVRLVSQSQARLDRRQMTLGQLCTLGQAMLQMEGPSCVLLEQVMEQIQKQEPSQWSIEDIVGVYRLLQGCVGEDGKYRDLLNAMHTHAMTITSRMNASAVSNVLSALVTLNQKQAIPLVINLCKQAVRHVPYFTDDELTQVLGALMHFGHSDHYFVEAVVKYVPTVAFTSHPETVSKVVQFFSRRNILSPTVFDAVAESFVYRANDYNTSQIARQIMAFGKLGYLPPNASQMFKKVETILHTRFSQFQPQTLLNLLHACTLVGRFPANFFSKIFRSYFLQQLQGQDAGIDRAVLAQLTQLYLTVKLECPFYEGPMLLPKYRVKSFLMSSSSLETPVDLHLYNSVKNGLVDLLGNRSYFGSKVLTPYCYTLDVEIKLDEEGYVLPARQMDDVYKRIAVCIDGQKRFTTNMRQLLGKEVIKQRHLRLLGYEVVQIPYYEFEKLHNQTSVLEYLHQKIFPHTFRLNW; encoded by the exons ATGGCTCTAAAAATGATTCAGAGCCTCCCGCTCATCGGGCAGTTCGGGATCCGTCATTATCCTGTTGGAGCCCTCTGTCCCGCCAGGCATCTGAGTACCAGCAGTTATACTCAGTCCTTGTGTGTAACCTGCCTGTGTACTTCAGCCGTCCGGTGCATCAGACTACGCGGCTGCAGGAAGCGCCAATCGGGGTATGGCATAAGGAACCTGACAAGTATAGTTAGAGAGCCATCTTTTGTGGCTAGCAGCTCTGTAGGACTTCACAAAGATTCAGTCCCTCGGTTCCGTTTGACTCAGCTACACCGGCCCTCAGCGGCTGAAAAGCAGGTTTTCCAGAAACGTCTGGAGAGCTGTGCCTCTTCCCAACAGGTCTTCAAACTGCTGCGCTCAGTAGAGATTATGTCTGACATTATGGCTGCAGCAGCACTTCACCGTGTGGCTGACCTGGAGCAGGAGGGACATGCTCTAAAGAATCCTTCAGTACTGGAAAATGACACTATCCGGGCCCTGTGCTTCCAGCTGGAGCAGGATTCTGGACGGCTGACAGATGCTGGACTGGTGTCAGTTCTTCTAGCCTGCACACGCCTCTTTTTGGATCCCTGGAGCACGTTGATGGTGAGGCTGGTGTCACAGAGTCAGGCCAGGCTCGACAGGAGACAGATGACTCTAGGACAGTTATGTACCCTGGGCCAGGCGATGCTGCAAATGGAAGGTCCAAGTTGTGTGTTGCTGGAGCAGGTGATGGAGCAAATTCAGAAGCAGGAGCCTTCCCAGTGGAGCATTGAAGATATTGTAGGCGTTTATAGACTTCTGCAAGGTTGTGTAGGTGAAGATGGAAAATATAGGGACCTGCTGAATGCCATGCACACCCATGCCATGACCATCACTTCTCGAATGAATGCCTCTGCTGTTAGCAATGTGCTAAGTGCGCTTGTTACCTTGAATCAGAAGCAGGCCATACCTCTTGTAATCAATTTATGTAAGCAAGCTGTGCGGCATGTACCTTATTTCACCGATGATGAGCTAACTCAAGTACTTGGTGCACTAATGCATTTTGGTCACAGTGATCATTACTTTGTTGAGGCTGTGGTGAAGTATGTTCCTACAGTGGCGTTCACCTCCCACCCAGAGACAGTTTCCAAGGTAGTGCAGTTCTTTAGCCGAAGGAACATCCTGTCCCCCACTGTTTTTGATGCAGTTGCTGAGAGCTTTGTGTATCGAGCAAACGACTACAACACCAGCCAGATAGCCAGGCAGATCATGGCTTTTGGGAAACTGGGCTACCTCCCACCTAATGCCAGCCAGATGTTCAAGAAAGTAGAAACCATCCTGCACACTCGTTTTTCACAGTTCCAGCCTCAAACGCTGCTCAACCTGCTCCACGCCTGTACCCTGGTAGGGAGGTTTCCTGCCAATTTTTTCTCCAAAATTTTTCGCAGTTAtttcctccagcagctccaaG GTCAGGACGCAGGAATTGACCGGGCTGTTCTGGCACAGCTGACTCAGCTCTACTTGACTGTGAAGTTGGAATGTCCTTTCTATgag GGTCCCATGCTTCTTCCAAAGTACCGTGTCAAGTCTTTCCTCATGTCTAGTTCATCTCTGGAGACACCAGTTGATCTGCATCTGTACAACTCTGTGAAAAATGGACTGGTAGATTTACTGGGGAATCGTTCGTACTTTGGCTCCAAAGTTCTGACACCGTACTGCTACACACTCG ATGTGGAGATAAAACTTGATGAAGAGGGATATGTGCTGCCTGCCAGGCAAATGGATGATGTTTACAAAAG GATAGCAGTCTGTATTGATGGACAAAAAAGGTTCACTACAAACATGAGACAGCTACTTGGAAAAGAGGTCATCAAGCAGCGACATCTGCGGCTCCTGGGTTATGAAGTTGTTCAG ATCCCGTATTATGAATTTGAAAAACTGCACAACCAGACCAGTGTGCTGGAGTATCTTCACCAAAAAATCTTCCCTCACACATTCAGGCTGAACTGGTGA
- the chmp5b gene encoding charged multivesicular body protein 5 — protein MNRIFGKGKAKGPPPNLSDCIGNVDSRAESVDKKIARLDAELVKYKDQMKKMRDGPSKNMVKQKAMRVLKQKRMYEGQRDNLMQQSFNMEQANYTIQTLQDTKTTVDAMKTGLKDMKKAYKNVKIDKIEDLQDQLEDMMEDANDIQEALGRSYGTPDIDEDDLEAELDALGDELLMDDDSSYLDEAATAPSIPEGVPGDKSTNRDGVLVDEFGLPQIPAT, from the exons ATGAATCGTATTTTTGGAAAAGGTAAAGCCAAAGGTCCGCCACCGAACTTGTCGGACTGCATAGGAAAC GTTGATTCTCGGGCTGAGTCTGTTGACAAGAAAATCGCCAGACTAGATGCAGAACTAGTCAAGTACAAGGatcagatgaaaaagatgagAGATGGGCCTTCAAAG AACATGGTGAAGCAAAAAGCTATGAGAGTTCTGAAACAAAAGAGAAT GTATGAGGGCCAGAGAGATAACCTCATGCAGCAGTCGTTCAACATGGAACAGGCAAACTACACCATCCAAACCCTCCAAGACACTAAAACTACA gttgatGCCATGAAAACTGGTCTCAAAGACATGAAGAAAGCATACAAGAATGTGAAAATCGATAAGATTGAG GATCTCCAAGATCAGCTGGAGGACATGATGGAAGATGCCAATGATATTCAAGAGGCACTGGGCAGGAGCTACGGCACCCCTGACATAGATGAGGATGACTTGGAAGcag AGCTGGATGCTCTGGGAGATGAGCTCCTGATGGATGATGACAGCTCCTACCTGGATGAGGCTGCGACTGCTCCTTCCATCCCAGAGGGTGTGCCCGGCGACAAGTCGACCAATAGG GACGGGGTCCTTGTGGATGAGTTTGGCCTTCCTCAGATTCCTGCTACATAA
- the myl12.1 gene encoding myosin, light chain 12, genome duplicate 1, which yields MSSKKAKGKTTKKRPQRATSNVFAMFDQSQIQEFKEAFNMIDQNRDGFVDKEDLHDMLASLGKNPTDEYLEAMMNEAPGPINFTMFLTMFGEKLNGTDPEDVIRNAFACFDEEGTGFIQEDYLRELLTTMGDRFTDEEVDELFREAPIDKKSNFNYVEFTRILKHGAKDKDD from the exons ATGTCTAGCAAAAAGGCAAAGGGAAAGACCACAAAGAAGCGCCCTCAGCGCGCCACCTCCAATGTTTTCGCTATGTTTGACCAATCACAGATTCAGGAGTTCAAGGAGGCCTTCAACATGATTGACCAGAATCGTGATGGTTTTGTTGACAAAGAGGACCTTCACGACATGCTTGCCTCACTAG GGAAAAACCCAACTGATGAGTACCTGGAGGCCATGATGAATGAAGCTCCTGGACCCATCAACTTCACCATGTTCCTCACCATGTTTGGAGAGAAGCTCAATGGTACAGACCCTGAGGATGTGATCAGAAATGCATTTGCCTGTTTTGACGAGGAGGGGACAG GTTTCATTCAGGAGGATTACCTCAGAGAGCTCCTCACAACAATGGGTGACCGGTTTACAGATGAGGAGGTGGACGAACTCTTCAGGGAGGCTCCCATTGACAAGAAGAGTAACTTCAACTATGTTGAGTTCACACGCATCCTAAAGCACGGTGCCAAGGATAAGGACGATTAA